ACATTGTTAAATTGGAAAATCCCAAAGGGCCAGTTTTAGGATGTGTGGAAATAACATCAGCACTTTTTGTGTTCCTCTCGCCAATTGTTACACAGATTGCAGTCGTCAACTACACCTGCGAAGCGCACACCTACTTCAGCCTCACACCAATCACCATGGGGATGTCGCACGAAATCGAGCACCTCATGAGGGGCGACGGAGGCATAACGTGTACTGGCCGCGCCATCTACTACATGCGCCGCACGGTACGGCCGCTGCTGTTTTTTTTCGACTGCGCGTGTTGCTCACACAGTACCACATGGTGCAAAAGCTAAAGGCTTCACTTGTACTGAATGCATGGTGCAGAAACTACTGTTGCACTTGCTGGGTTAAACACAGTACATCATGGTGCAGGAACTAAGGCTACACTTGCTGGGTTAAACACAGTACCCATGGTTTATAAGCTATAGATACATTTACTTGTTAagcatatatacaaatgtacctgtgaCTTTTCTATGTgtgattttcttgtttgttattTGTCCAGTCCAAATTCCGAGCCGCGCCCGAGGCCCATCACACAGCCGTCATCCTGACAGACGGACAGGTAAGTTATTGTTTCCCAGTGAGTTGTTACACATTCTCAGTCTCATGTTACCCTTTTCCAAAGACAATACGCTGTTACACAGTCTTATTGTCCTCTATACCGTTTCACCAGTCCGATGATCACCAACAAGCCGAAGCTGCAGATGCGCGGAACGCGGGGATCGATCTGTACGCCGTGGGATTCGGGTACCCGGTTCTTGTGGACTGGGCTGCGCTGGCGACCATGACCGGCGACCCCGTCGGATCCCGCGTTTTCGACACCAGCCAGGCCTGCGACGCGGCGCAGAAAATCGTGGCCGATCAGTGCGGTGAGTAGCTCTCGCATATTTCAGACCTATAGAGAAAATCAGTCGATCTGACAAGGTGACATTTTGTGGCGTCATGGTTTGTGTGTTTGACTCAGAATCAAGAGGTCATGCGTCCCGTATCACACGGCAACTTAAgatactgttttcttattaaccATCAAACCACTGACCccagacgtacatgtatattaatatgtgccattatgacatttctgtttgaaaacaaatttcctcccatgagtttgtttgtatatatgtcttataacttctcataagTTTTAACCGAGATTGgcttattgttgattaagttataaTATAAAGTTTATGTacggtccagtggggtcaaaactgaccccagcatttttttaaacaaacttttgaggcCCACACCTAAAATACTTATCGTATGATcatgaaattttcagagaatgttATAAATTAGAAGCGACAGTAGGAGCGCTACATTCCTATTTGCGATGACTTGATTCGTCGATTCGGTAAACCAACTGTGTAAAGCAGAGTCCGACTAGCAGGAAGACTAAAAACTAGCCGCCGACTTACcgttttattctttttttccattctttaggataaaaaaacaacggaGACAACCGGACCgtgtgacctgacctgaccGTAGATGTGGACCTCCGCTGTCAAATGGACATCCAGTGATCTCCAAGCAAAATGGGGTGGGCGGGGGTGGGCAAATCCAAACATTCCCAACTCCTCAAATTTTAGTACCCTTTGTTTTAACTTCTGCCAATCGCAATTAATCACTTAAGACCAAGACATCAGGAATTGAAGTTCCACTTGATTGAATAAACAGTAAGGGAGGAGGGCATCCCAAACTCTAATTGACCGATTCAAAAATACATATCAAAACATACCAGCTCAGCCTTGATTCTGAAAATTGGCAGTTCCTTAATagggaaacaaaatatattttgaaaggCCAAGAAAGACAACGCATGTAACATTTTGACTTGATCTGCGTTCCTAAGAACATCGAAATCAAAATTCAGTCGTTTATTATAGGAGATGTGAGGATATCAAGATTGAAACAAATCAAGAAACCAAGGAAAAGACTAAGAAAACTCactaaatcattttcaaaacgtTACCTAACTTTAAAGAAGTTTCAAAACCCAAAACCGGCACCAATGAAAAGTGCCAGTCCATCTTCTATAAACGTTTTGCCCGCAACAGAAGTGATTTACAGGGAAAATTTACCCAAGCTTTTTAGCTCAGACATTAAGTAAAGGAACCTGATCTAGAGACGTCACGGAGATTTCAAGGTCAAGACGTTTCCAGCAAAGGTGTAAGATATAGAGAT
The sequence above is drawn from the Branchiostoma floridae strain S238N-H82 chromosome 17, Bfl_VNyyK, whole genome shotgun sequence genome and encodes:
- the LOC118404442 gene encoding matrilin-3-like yields the protein MQLHGDVLPADITSTSNQLFVRFESDFSMVDEGFSFTYEDHCANVIPCAADIVLVLDLSSSIPQDQFELAREFMMAFVDCEVLQEKDVRIAVVNYTCEAHTYFSLTPITMGMSHEIEHLMRGDGGITCTGRAIYYMRRTSKFRAAPEAHHTAVILTDGQSDDHQQAEAADARNAGIDLYAVGFGYPVLVDWAALATMTGDPVGSRVFDTSQACDAAQKIVADQCGE